In Nomascus leucogenys isolate Asia chromosome 11, Asia_NLE_v1, whole genome shotgun sequence, the following proteins share a genomic window:
- the LOC100592344 gene encoding dynein light chain 1, cytoplasmic-like produces the protein MCDRKARIKNADMSEEMQQDSVDCATQALEKHSIEDIAAHIKKEFDKKYNPTWSCIVGSNFGSYLTHETKHFIYYYLGQVAILLFKSG, from the coding sequence ATGTGCGATCGAAAGGCCAGGATAAAAAATGCGGACATGTCAGAAGAGATGCAACAGGACTCAGTGGATTGCGCTACTCAGGCGCTGGAGAAACACAGCATAGAGGACATTGCGGCTCATATCAAGAAGGAATTTGACAAGAAGTACAATCCCACCTGGAGTTGCATTGTGGGGAGCAACTTTGGTAGTTACCTGACACATGAAACCAAACACTTCATCTACTACTACCTGGGCCAAGTGGCCATTCTTCTGTTCAAATCTGGTTAA